The DNA segment GAGACAGATCGATGGAGCTCATTATGATCCATCAGCTGCAGCAAAGAGAGGAGCTCTCAGCTCTCAGCCTGCCTCAGATTAGATTCAGCTCCAGGATAATTAGCTTAGCAGCTTCACAGAATCAGAGGCTGCCGCACGCAGCCTGTTGGCTTTTTCCATCACAGCGCCGTAGTTTCCAGGACGTAGACCTGGCCTGCTGGGGAACGCCGATCTGCTGTGAGGTCTGCAGACCAGCTGAATTCAGTCCTGAGTTTTACCTGCAGGTTTACTCTGCAGTCCAGCTCAGATTTCTCAGCTCAGGACCTGGTTCTGTTTCAGCAGAACCGATCTGTTCTGATAACTCAGTGCATCCACTGATTTATTATGACTCCGCAATAACGataaaggtcattttatttatatcgcacattttcagcaacaaggtaacACAAAGAGCTttacaggatttaaaaggaaatacaaaccaaaagaaagaggaaaaagctgATAATGTTGATCCagataaataaactggattctCCTAGTCAGGGTTGGTAGGTAAGTATAAGTAAGGATCCTCTagtctaattccttttctgggttgggAGAATAGGAGTCTAAAAAAGTGGTTGCTAAAGTAGTTTTTCTGGGTTACAAgttctaatccctgttctgggttgccAAATAAGTGCAAGTAAGTAAGTATCTTCTGGACTTCTGGGTTGCTAGATAAGTATAAAtattctctggactttctaagtaagctctaaatttgtaaaagtaatgagtaCTGCATAGTTTcgtaagtaataataaaaactaaatgttctcGTTCTAGAAGAATTTTTTCTGGATtataagtttgttctaattccttttctgggttgcaaTAATAGGAGTCTCTCTgcataataatataaaaataatctaatattgATCTAAATAGTGAGTAGAGTTTCTAAAATATAAGCTAAAGAGTGATTAATAAACTAAAGTCTCTGGATtataagtttgttctaattccttttctgggttaaagTGAGAACTTCAcagtttctaaataataaaataaaaaagaggaaaggaggCATTAGGGCAAATggcaacattcagacaaaacaaagacatgaatgGAGGCGGTGACATCACAGGGCCAGGAAACCTCGTTGCTCAGCCTCCCGACAGAATCTGATAAGATGTTGTTACCAAGGCATGTCCTTGTTAGCGCTCAGCTCCACAACTGCATGGATAACAGGAAGGGCGAGGTGAGGAGGAGCGTTATGTTTCCATATATTCAAggactcccacctgcaggtggcggCGTttccctcttctcctcctctgctgcctcAACTTCCTGTCTGCTTATCGTCTGCGATTGATGTTAATAGTAGCAAACATTGATCGGTTCTTTATAggataaaatgtttgtgttcaaTCTgttcgtttttttctttttgtagattttctttttaagagggcaaaatatttctgaatatttatagaaatcagTTATTTCtgtaggaaaagaaaacagttacAAAAACGGCTctgaaatcctggagggactttAACTCGGGTAAAAGTTCAGATTATCTGTGTTGTTAGTTTGGCTAATAGCCTGCTAGCTAACAggctgcccctcccccacctgctgctggactgaataaaaatgttgagttAATTCATGTTATCAATGAtatcaattaattgcatttaaaaaattaaggaatattttcaattaaaaactcaGATGACAATCTTTTcccagtgaaataatctaccagaaGAATTAGGAgatttttcatcaatgttaagtCATTACTGATTAAAACCAGCTCCGATATCTcactgaaaagctacttgttgcttagttttcttattttatgtttactaAGATGTCTTTGTTAGATCTAGACAAAAAGTtcttggtaagagtttgtgtttttgcagagtgtGACGTTACtataaatttctttaaaacagcaGAGATAATGttgaaattaggaaaaaaaacttgtaagtTTAAATCGGCAAGATTTAACTGCAAAAAACTTctcaaaacaagtaaaaaaaagaaaacaagatgttttgTAAAAGGTGAAAAATTCTACTGGGttataaaatacagaattatcaaattaaatcaaactccTAGAACTTGATCTTTCTTAATTCAagtgagatatttgcactagaaaccataaaaatacttggtaagattttgcatttttgcagtgaagatTCAGACCTGTTGGTCATGCGGATCACAGTTGTTGTCATGACGACACAGTCATGTGACCGCAGACGATCAGAACCTGGAATAATCCGAGCCGCTCCTCTTTCCTTCATCATAACGTTTATTAGGAGACATCAGAAGCAGCTTTCGCCTCGTTTCCCAGCATGCACTGCTCTAGCCTTCAGATTACCCACAATCCCCGGTGTCTGCTCTGACTCTGTGACAGCTGCTGCTTTCATGCAAACTGTGATGAAGACTCCTCAggttcttcttctgttttcctcatGCATGTTGACGAACGGCTCAGAGCTTCCTGTcatgaggaggatgaggaggaggaggatgagggggatgaggaggaagaggatgaggaggatgaagaggatgaggaggatgaggaggaggaggatgagggggatgaggaggatgaagaggatgaggatgaggaggaagaggatgaggaggatgaggaggaagaggatgaggaggatgaggaggatgaggggTTACTGATGGAGGGAGTCGGAGGGCTGGGAGGAGCAGGGAGAGAAGGGGTGAGATGGATAgatctgaggaagaggagaaggatgAAGAGAAGAGGAACAGAGCGTTAGCTTTAGCAGAACTTTATTCAGTTTATCTCAGCTGGagttcagttctggttctgatggttctgattcTGCAGTCTAACATGTGAAGCAAAGGTCTGCACCTCCAGATCCGCTGAGTCAGATGgattagaaccagaaccatggaCCGACCTGGAACCATCACCTGGTGGTGAGCTGGTTCTGTTGGGAGTCTTGGACCCACTGGACTGGTTCTGGTGGAGTTCTGGAAGTGTTGGAACCTGGTTCTGGTGGAGCGTTGTGTCTGTGTCAAGCTGATGAATGATTTAGCGGCTCTTCAGTTGAAGTAAATCCAGTTGGAGTCGCCATCAATGTTTGATGCTGTGAGTTTCAGTCGGTGAGAGCAGATCGGGGTTCTGATCCTCCTGCCTCTCAGgatggttccggttctggttctggtcagatgTTGGAGTGAAGCTCAGACGTCCCCGGCTGGATTGACGTCCCACCCGGAGACGCTCTTCCTGCTCTGTCTTCGTTTGTTTTTGGCAGATTCAGATGATCCAAACGTCCTCCTCTGGAcgctgacctttaacctctggacgctgacctttaacctctgaacgctgacctttaacctctgaatgctgacctttaacctctgaacactgacctttaacctctggatgctgacctttaacctctggCTGCTTCCAGACGGGGAGGATGCTAGTTTCTGCCCCGACCAATCCGCTCTGTTGGGACACGGAGACGCCGACGTGCCGGTTGGCATGACAACACAAAGCTGTGCCAGCTCTTTCTGGGTTGGTGTTGCATGTGCTTCCTGTCCACGGCTCGGTGGGATCGTGACCCGGCCCGGCTGTAGAacccagaggttctggttccgtttgGTTCTGAGGAGCCATCGGTTAAAGCCGAGTCGCCACGGCAACGCCACTTCCATGTTCCCTCGTCGCTCCCAGCCGAAACGTCTCGTCAATATTTCATCACCACTCGCTTCCCCTCCATCTTACTTAAGAGCTTCCTGCTGTCCGCGGCTCAGCTGGGATAAACAtggcaggaggaagatgaggacCCactcaggggtcagaggtcaggggtcaggctCTTTCCTCATCATCAAGCCTCTGATGGCTTCAGTGGGAGTTTGGATCCTGCAGGCGTTTCTGACCTGAAACCCCACTGAGGTCATCTACAGCAAGGGAGTTCAAAGTGAGGCGCAGGGGCCATTTACAGTCCCTGGAGTAATTTTGGATGGCCCGTCAACAACAACTGATTAAGTGTAATCAATTTTGGCAAAACTAGAACTTTAAAACGATAATCTACTGGTCCTAATGAGAGAACGTCATGCAGGATTAGACCTTCAGGCTGAGGTTGGAGGCGTCGTGTTGCATTAAGAGACTCAATGCGACTGAGGCTACCACTACCTAGCTGCTAACTTGTCACTCCTAGCTAGCTAAAGCTAGTGTTCTTGATGACGTTTGTAGATTTTatgtcttgaaataaaaaatcttaaatttgagtCAGTGAAACCTGGAAGTATGTAAAATGCCAATGGGAAGTTTATCGTAAATAATTCATctgatttactttgtttttaagttctTGTAGATTTAATGCCATTATTTAAACATGTAGTCAGTTAATTATTAATTTGCATCACCATCTAAAGGGACTCTGAGTTACTGaggatttaaagctgcagaaccagcagcagaggaaacCTGTGAATTGTGTGGGAGAAAGAAGAGACCTGCTGCTGGCAGAACATGCAGAATGTGgctgcatgcacacacacacacacacacacacacacacacacacacacgcacgcacacacacacacacacacacacacacacacagaaaccaGGCAGGTTGGGTTTGGAGGTTTATTAGGCGATACAGACGAGGTGCAGAGGATGCAGTGAGAAGATAGAAACAGAAACCAGGCAGAGTGGAGGAGGGAATCAGAACCTCTGGATGGTTCTGGTTAATCGGACCCTACATGTCGGTTTGGtgaacagaaccaggaagcTACAGAACTCTAGAAAACAGGTTGGTACTGGAAGGCGTTGCTGCAGTTAAAGGGACGGGCCGTGCTTAAAGGGACGCAGCGTTTCATGCTCTGTCTTTGGTCTGGACTCggccggttctgacccgtcACAGTGCGCCGGTTCTGGGCTCAGTGGTCGGACCTGAGCTAACAGGATTCAGGGTCAGAATTGCACTTGTTGTTGGTGAGGGGAGGGCGTGTTGGGGAGGAAGTGGTGAGGGGCTGTGCCATCTCTCTGAGTCCTGTCGCTATGGCAACATGATGGGCGTGTCGGAGAAGACGGACATGTAAGAGTCCGTCTCCCCTGCGCGCTGCTGAGGCTCCGCCCTCAGCCGGCCGttctgctgctctctgattggctccaGAAACACCACATGCTTGTTGCTACTGACCTTGCGGCCGGGGCCCTCGGTGGACGCCGGCGGCGTCGGCGTGAGGATGGAGGACTGGGCGCTGCCCGCCCCGCCCTCCTTGCCGTGGCTCTGGGCGGAGGCTGCCAGGGGGCGGGGCCTGTGCCAGGGGGGGCAGCGGCAGGGCGTCAGGTACAGGTAGACCAGGACCAGCAGCAGGCTGACCACGCAGCCCAGCAGGGTGGTGAAGCCTGTGTTGAAGGGCTCTGCGGCATCAGTGGCCGGCCGCGGCAGCACCGTCACGTTGACCTCCCGGGAGTCGTTCAGCCGCTTCCCCTGCGCCACGCACACGTAGATCCCAGAGTCCTGCTCTTGGGGCGCCACCATCACCAGGCTGCCGTTAGCGAACATCCTGATGGAGCCGTTGTTCCCGGGCGGAGCCAGATACTCCAGCTGCGGCGTGAGCCAGAAGAAGGTGGCGCCGTGGCCGGTCAATGACGTGACGCagtgcagcagcagcggcaCCCCGGCCCTCACTGACACACTGGCCTCTTGCTGCGGCGCCGCCGTCACGTTGCAGCGCTCGAAGTAGCGCCGGTGCAGGAAAAAGCGGATGCCGCTTCGCTGGACTCCAGCGACCAGGCAGACGTGCTCCTGCCGGAAGAACCGGACGGACGGGAAGCCTTTCTGCTCCCACAGCCGGAACAGGGCGAACATGGCGCAGTCGCACACCAGTGAGTTGTTGTGCAGATAGAGCCCCCCCTGCAGGGCCGGCGGCAGGTCAGAGATGTCTGCCAGCGGCAGCTTGGGCAGCCGGTTGGAGGACAGGTCCAGCAGGGTCAGCTGCCGGAGGCCGCCTGTCTGGACGCTGAAGAAGGGGAAGTCGGTGAGGCGGTTGTGGCTGAGGTAGGCCTTCCGGAGGCCGGTCAGTCCGGACAGGGCAGTGCTCTCCACATGCTTGATCCTGTTgttgaacagcagcagctcctccagcgcCGCCAGCTCCTGGAAGTCGCTCTGCTTCAGGACCAGCAGCTGATTGGACGACAGGTCCAGGTGTCTCAGGCGTCCGGAGGAGTTCCTGAAGGCGCCGGGCCGGATGGCGCTCAGCTGGTTGTGGGCCAACCGTAGcacctccagctgcagcagccccTGGAAGCCGCCGGGCTCCAGCTGCTGGATCCGGTTGTGGCTCAAGTCCAGGGTGGCGGCGGAGGCCGGCAGCGCTGCGGGGACCCGGTCCAGGTCCAGCGCCGGGCAGCTCAGGATGTCCGCCGTGCAGAGGCACCGGGGCGGGCAGGCGACGCACTGAACCGCACTCAGCCGCACACacaccatcagaaccaccaaTGGCCACTGCGCCCCCTGCAGGACGGCGGCTAGCATGATGCCTCCAGCAAACTGAACTTTACAGCAGAGTCAGAGCCGGTCACATCCTCCCGCTCTGGGCTTCATCTCATCTCCAGTCGATGTTCTGAGACGTTCAGACCTCTGACTGTTTCCCGTCTCTCATTCTCACCAGGAAACTCTTGACCTGACGAAGGTGCACCAATCTCTCTGGTCGAGCTCAGAACCCAAACATTAGCTCAGTCCAGCCTGAAGAATcgggaggttctggttctggactcgCTCAGCTGGAAACCGGATAGGATCCAGGAAGTTGACCCACTGGTTTCCCAGTTTGGAAGCTCCCAGTCGATGCTCTGCTGTCCCGTCCTGCCGGCGCCGCCGCTCTGAGTTACAGCAGCATCCTGTCCGCCCGGCTGATTTAATGTGTGTCGGTGCTGCTGATGCTCAGAGACCTTAAAGTTCCTGCAGAAGCGGTTCTGTTCTGGTCCGGATCTCAGTGTGTTTGCCGTCGCTGCCTCCGTCTGATTGCTGCTCATTTGTGAGCGCTGTCTGCCTCTTGTGGTGCTTTTCCAGCTCCTCCTCTCCTCCGCTGCTCCAGCCCTCCGGACCCCCTCCGCCTCTCTGCGTTCCCTGCTCTGCTCGCTGTCTGTTTGCCTCCTGCTCTCACTTTGTTTTCACCCTCTCTGATGGCTTATGCTGCCACAGAAGGAGCCGTGTGAGGCGCATTTCACGGCGAATCTGATTGGCTCCTGAGATGTGCAAATGAGAGCTGCAGCTTGGGAAGCAGAGGATAAATTTGGGAGACGATGTTTGCATCCCATTTGTTAAGGTCCCATCATCACTGCTTAACATCCGTCCTGTAAAATCATTTATCTCCATCATTCCACAATTCAACcaacaataaaatctatttaaatgcATGCAGCTAACAGCTGTTAGCTTAAATATAGAGATGCTAGCATGAGGAGAGTTAGTCTGACTACATTGATTGATTAATGGAACATGTTGGACCGGTTCAGATAAAAATGGTTGGTGAATTCGTTTTCCAGTTCTAGTTGGTCTGAGAATCTCAGGGTTCCACAGAAACCGCTAGGCTCAGCGCCGAGAGCAATGATGAGAGGAACTAAAGAGCAGCTGCTCAAATTGATGGAACAACCAGCTCATAATCTCCAGAACCACCGGCTCCAGGTCCATGACTTTAACAGCCCCAATGACCCAAACAGCCTAATTACTGACCCCAACGGCCCTATTGGTGACCCATCGGCCCTATTGGTGACCCAACGGCCCTATTAGTGACCCATCAGCCCTATTGGTGACCCATCGGCCCTATTGGTGACTCCAACGGCCCTATTAGTGACACAACGGCCCTATTGGTGACTCCAACGGCCCTATTGGTGACACATCGGCCCTATTGGTCACCCCAACGGCCCTATTGGTGACACATCGGCCCTATTGGTCACCCCAACGGCCCTATTGGTGACACATCGGCCCTATTGGTCACCCCAACGGCCCTATTGGTGATCCATCGGCCCTATTGGTGACCCATCGGCCCTATTGGTGACCCAACGGCCCTATTGGTGACACATCGGCCCTATTGGTGACCCCAACGGCCCTATTGGTGACCCAACGGCCCTATTGGTGACCCAACGGCCCTATTGGTGACACATCGGCCCTATTGGTGACCCCAACGGCCCTATTGGTGACCCAATGGCCCTATTGGTGACCCAACGGCCCTATTGGTGACCCAACGGCCCTATTAGTGACCCATCAGCCCTATTGGTGACCCATCGGCCCTATTATTGACCCCAAGAGTCCTATTAATAAATCGTCAAAAGccaatcatcaatacacatcaaatattgcAGATTAATTTTGAACAATGTTTCAAttattatgaatcaaaggcAGTTATTAGTGGTCCGAAGAGCCGTATTATTATGATGGTTCTGACTAACACATGTTTCTTGGTAGGGTTAGggttcagatttgttttgttttggacaaACATCTCGGAGGAACAAGGCAAGAAGTCCGGTTGCCTTCCTCTGAAGCTCCCAGGTATGAACTGGGCTGATTCTGATTCCAGTCTATGTTTTTCTGACTGATCTCTGCCCAGAGGTTCATAAAGAGCTGGTTCTGATTCTAGTCTTTGTTGGATCCTGTCCAGAATTAGTTGTCCAGGTGAAACATGTCCTGATGTTTTCCAGGAAGCAGCAACTcgtctttctgctttttattcattcaaatgaAATCTGAATCTTCTGCAAACAGTTCCTGTGATGCACCTGCTGATCTGAGCCAACCTGCAGCTCGTCGTCCGCCTGGTTGGTTCTGAATcgcttcttctttgtgttttcagaacTATTCCCAGCCTTTAGCCCGACTTCATGCTGAGCTGTTTGGAACTGGGTTTGGTTCTCCGGGCTGGGAACTGTGGCGCTCAGACCTTGTGGTTTATGTAGCGCTGATGGAGGTGATCTACAGTCAGTCACATGACCTGACGGTGACACCTGGACCTGCAGGGCCGTTTACAGAACCGGCGCCACCTGCAGGACAGCAGGTTTCACTcatagagctgctgctcagtcTGTCATGACTCCTGATGGCCAgtagaaaatctgaaattaaagttgcagaaaatatattttctcttaaatctgctgtttttaaaagaaaaggcttttaatttgaaggtGACTGAGGAGCTTCTGTAGCTCCGGATGAGACAGTAAGAGCTGCATTATCATAGTTATATttatcatcttcatcatcatcatcagctccTGTTTTCCACTGACGCTCCTCCTTGACtttcagcttttattgtgaaggagcTGAACTGAAGGTTTCCAGAGAAGCTCAGGGTTGCAGAGGCCCCCAGAGTCCCACAGTGGAGATTAATATTCATGCAAAGTGCAGCGTCTTATTAACAAAGTGCGGCTGAATAATCAGGCTTAATGAGAGCAAAGCTGCGAACGGAGCTGAGCGCAGTGGGACTCTGAGGCTCAGGAAGGTTCAGATGAAGAGGAATCGTCTTCCTCAGATCTCTCCACCTGCTGATGAAGCCGAGACCCTCCGATCAGAACCGGGCCTGTCACCATAACGGACTTTACCGGAGGATAAACTcacccagaaattattgcaataaactagaatattgtcattttgagacttTTTGCAACTAATATCATAATAACAACATTTCTGAGTTCATCCTCtcaaagataaaacattttaatttcttaagaGTTTTTAACACTGGACCtggaaaatagtttaaatattgaaaataagtaaataaaacaatctaatCCAATTAAGATGGATTAGGAACTCTGTAATGAAAGCAGGACTTTTGAAAAACCAAGTCAACATGACGGCCATGTTGGATTGTCGGTTAGAGCTCATAGTAGATAGTTAGTTCTTAGTTTGGTCTTATTGAAactacaaactagaccaaaaatactcagTAAGATTTGAGATTTTGCAGTGCAGACATGAGGTCCATGTATAAGAATCCTTCTGACtcgtgttttgtgttttctggacAACCGGTTAGAAAAGTCAACCTGTCCAGGTCCGATGTGGAGACAGATTTCTGTTGGTGTCAAACGTTTTCGTGCTCCTCTCTGCAGAACGTCCAGAGCTGCCTCCGTCCTCCTCTCCGACCCCTGCTTCCAGCTCCACTCCATCCAGCACCTCCTGGGGGAACCGGCAGAGTCCACCGGGTCGTCCGCCCGGCCCACTGCCGCCGGCCGGCCCGCAGCCGGGCCTCCGGGTCCCTCTGCGGCGCCGCCGGCTCCTCTGGCTGCTGGGAGCGCCTCAGAGAGGAAACACTTCTCCCTGCATGCATGTGAGTTCACCGACACTCTGCTGGAACTGGGTCGGTTCTGGATCAGTCCATGGTTCCACCAGAACTTTGTCTTCCTTCAGCTTCTGTGCTCTCAGGTTGACCTTTAGCCGTTTAGTCCATTTTAGTCCAGCTTGTTTTAGGGGGATGAAATTATtagtgaaatattgaaataatcgtcaataAGTTTAGTGATTGATTAATCTGCAGTATGCAGGACTGAAAAAAGCCATATGctgaaaaaacatgttcatagcaataattaagccaaagctgtacaaatatataataaacaCTTTACATTTAGATGAAGACCTCATTGTCTGTAAACCTTTTTCTGCTGTCAGTTTACATTCAGTTaaaattcactaaaggaattctgttgctgcaacattttataaaaagattaaataaaaaatctttagaGTTTATCTGATTGATCGTTGGACTAATCAGTACAATAATCcataactgaaataatcattagttgcagcctcAGTTCGGTTCGGTTGTGAGGTGTGAACACtaattgacctttgacctctggtcctccaaatgTTGGTCTGaattcggttgaagtgaactctagttggtttgaatgtgaacgccaagtggaccagaaaccgctccaaaagcaggaagtgaactacagcgcagggcattctgggtaaatccaaccaaagctaacatgctagcctagcgctagcagcagaaatgtctcctggtcttcagccaaagactaaagagaaatcctccaacactaaaatctgacgcctccatcttgtttccatctggtgaagaaggaagttgctctcagtgtcttcagaggttttcctgcaaactttccattttcaatgtttttgctCTTTGGGTCTCatctgcttctgaaaacagaaaaaccacccagatgtttttttttggtgtctagaaactgagccgtttcaaaaacctctggaatgtaacatcacaaatcaccAGGCtctgtgccgttacctagcaaccacagcagagctccgccgttacctagcaacagctgataatggaacaaatgttgcaattttggtgtCCAATCCAACCAAGTTTACCGGACTACCAGGTGGAAAAACAGCCACCTGATAGTTGATGATTATC comes from the Gambusia affinis linkage group LG07, SWU_Gaff_1.0, whole genome shotgun sequence genome and includes:
- the amigo3 gene encoding amphoterin-induced protein 3; this encodes MLAAVLQGAQWPLVVLMVCVRLSAVQCVACPPRCLCTADILSCPALDLDRVPAALPASAATLDLSHNRIQQLEPGGFQGLLQLEVLRLAHNQLSAIRPGAFRNSSGRLRHLDLSSNQLLVLKQSDFQELAALEELLLFNNRIKHVESTALSGLTGLRKAYLSHNRLTDFPFFSVQTGGLRQLTLLDLSSNRLPKLPLADISDLPPALQGGLYLHNNSLVCDCAMFALFRLWEQKGFPSVRFFRQEHVCLVAGVQRSGIRFFLHRRYFERCNVTAAPQQEASVSVRAGVPLLLHCVTSLTGHGATFFWLTPQLEYLAPPGNNGSIRMFANGSLVMVAPQEQDSGIYVCVAQGKRLNDSREVNVTVLPRPATDAAEPFNTGFTTLLGCVVSLLLVLVYLYLTPCRCPPWHRPRPLAASAQSHGKEGGAGSAQSSILTPTPPASTEGPGRKVSSNKHVVFLEPIREQQNGRLRAEPQQRAGETDSYMSVFSDTPIMLP